A genomic stretch from Fundulus heteroclitus isolate FHET01 unplaced genomic scaffold, MU-UCD_Fhet_4.1 scaffold_48, whole genome shotgun sequence includes:
- the LOC118560769 gene encoding myosin phosphatase Rho-interacting protein-like isoform X1 — protein sequence MASKKQRCNEALVVSTKNNKPVRKDRENEIRVCVGGKQSSSGAPKTSGRSIKGSESTAAGSKAVGNRGYQGTRPSSQPAKPALRLRSSRSFSSLQASSFPAAPFMRSSRSLSRLDERSAEDTHNTDASSKVRKGQASGRKTLDSGRLSSSVERISSSTQLQPSSSSSSVVSTAICHHQTSKEKKQIKDGVYTLCAMTAGMRRNWVQAVFKNVQPSFQQVDTSSLAENKEDELEDEWRGQQQELTSEQQLEGAQSPADLDSSPPRRPVSPSSPPAPTPAGPPQPQEEREEEAQRHLHVETTKTGESCHQIR from the exons GAGATCAGAGTGTGTGTTGGAGGTAAGCAGAGCTCCAGCGGCGCTCCTAAAACCAGCGGGAGAAGCATCAAAGGAAGCGAGTCGACAGCAGCTGGGAGTAAAGCCGTTGGTAACCGAGGGTACCAGGGTACCAGACCATCATCGCAGCCAGCAAAGCCAGCACTGCGCCTGAGGAGCAGCCGGAGCTTCTCCTCCCTGCAAGCCTCTTCCTTCCCTGCCGCTCCGTTCATGAGAAGCAGCCGCTCACTCAGCAGACTTGATGAAAGATCCGCCG AAGATACACATAATACCGATGCAAGTTCAAAAGTCAGAAAAGGACAAGCTAGTGGGAGGAAAACACTGGATTCTGGCAGGCTGTCGTCATCTGTGGAGAGAATAAG CAGCTCCACTCAGCTGCagccgtcctcctcctcctcctccgtggTCTCCACTGCTATATGTCATCATCAAACCagcaaagaaaagaagcag ATCAAAGATGGGGTGTACACACTGTGTGCAATGACCGCCGGGATGAGACGCAACTGGGTGCAGGccgtttttaaaaatgtgcagcCCAGTTTTCAGCAAGTCGACACAAG CTCCCTTGCAGAGAATAAAGAAGACGAGCTGGAAGACGAGTGGCGCGGACAGCAGCAAGAACTGACGTCTGAACAGCAATTAGAAGGAGCACAAAGCCCGGCTGATTTGGACTCGTCGCCCCCTCGCCGCCCCGTTTCGCCCTCTTCTCCGCCTGCTCCAACACCTGCAGGTCCTCCACAGCCGCAGGAGGAGCGTGAAGAAGAAGCCCAGCGCCACCTTCATGTGGAGACCACTAAGACCGGCGAGTCATGTCACCAAATTAGATGA
- the LOC118560769 gene encoding myosin phosphatase Rho-interacting protein-like isoform X2, translated as MASKKQRCNEALVVSTKNNKPVRKDRENEIRVCVGGKQSSSGAPKTSGRSIKGSESTAAGSKAVGNRGYQGTRPSSQPAKPALRLRSSRSFSSLQASSFPAAPFMRSSRSLSRLDERSAEDTHNTDASSKVRKGQASGRKTLDSGRLSSSVERISSTQLQPSSSSSSVVSTAICHHQTSKEKKQIKDGVYTLCAMTAGMRRNWVQAVFKNVQPSFQQVDTSSLAENKEDELEDEWRGQQQELTSEQQLEGAQSPADLDSSPPRRPVSPSSPPAPTPAGPPQPQEEREEEAQRHLHVETTKTGESCHQIR; from the exons GAGATCAGAGTGTGTGTTGGAGGTAAGCAGAGCTCCAGCGGCGCTCCTAAAACCAGCGGGAGAAGCATCAAAGGAAGCGAGTCGACAGCAGCTGGGAGTAAAGCCGTTGGTAACCGAGGGTACCAGGGTACCAGACCATCATCGCAGCCAGCAAAGCCAGCACTGCGCCTGAGGAGCAGCCGGAGCTTCTCCTCCCTGCAAGCCTCTTCCTTCCCTGCCGCTCCGTTCATGAGAAGCAGCCGCTCACTCAGCAGACTTGATGAAAGATCCGCCG AAGATACACATAATACCGATGCAAGTTCAAAAGTCAGAAAAGGACAAGCTAGTGGGAGGAAAACACTGGATTCTGGCAGGCTGTCGTCATCTGTGGAGAGAATAAG CTCCACTCAGCTGCagccgtcctcctcctcctcctccgtggTCTCCACTGCTATATGTCATCATCAAACCagcaaagaaaagaagcag ATCAAAGATGGGGTGTACACACTGTGTGCAATGACCGCCGGGATGAGACGCAACTGGGTGCAGGccgtttttaaaaatgtgcagcCCAGTTTTCAGCAAGTCGACACAAG CTCCCTTGCAGAGAATAAAGAAGACGAGCTGGAAGACGAGTGGCGCGGACAGCAGCAAGAACTGACGTCTGAACAGCAATTAGAAGGAGCACAAAGCCCGGCTGATTTGGACTCGTCGCCCCCTCGCCGCCCCGTTTCGCCCTCTTCTCCGCCTGCTCCAACACCTGCAGGTCCTCCACAGCCGCAGGAGGAGCGTGAAGAAGAAGCCCAGCGCCACCTTCATGTGGAGACCACTAAGACCGGCGAGTCATGTCACCAAATTAGATGA
- the LOC105939884 gene encoding trichohyalin: MSPTCAKDRDALQTGQLVKELQQTQRELSRIQQLNTNLQDKLQQEREINSGKLLCLQKDTISSPEQALTFQQLQRINHNLRKEIDELKRSHEEAREAELRRRVDLLAQQAQLLVTGDATALAQMHLEQDRQRFLAQQKEWEHRTASLQAQLNASEEKRRETESQVAQLQQELQSQQSLQQEAEQLQKHLREMSAQLRAYEDAQAEKEARLQKHLLLLQASQERERRSLAASLAQAEQHSQDLRDKLERAEQQLESLTKTKTWTRQIEEAQQQLQEELARTVSAVQRLQEEREQLDHRCQELQSQLAEADREAGMLQDRLKTEETHYYNLEHAYERVSEELQVALGKVQQRETEAQDIREGYERLLDRKEQELSEVLLKMEVLGNSLEETEVKLNQVTRLRACPPPQLGDKDTQPTLEPSSSPFAKVFQGNSGDSLEHVRSRSRSVDASSHCLTAAGEDPEKIMSVIQLLETKLFVTEEKLRDITQRLEEQQGHVSCQDPHLCSQLTQSRAVAQHLSLLLHSQAKQSQRFAQETEARCRMLVGRFQVALNVVQACRERLQSAAVDVPDIEAQLAGVAGCLQQGERDAERLQQESRNASKDGGRILSDEKLAGAERDIASKFTSTHPSHGVPDVGKYLIKELFVVEKMLSVLQNQNGICELSAEVRREDKGDLVHSYQSVIAQILSLRAEGRMEPGRGGCDGGQLLENVIGRFCAEAELVYAALKLQQQSETGGSSPGQREGLAEISPSELSPYDEQDKDSGEAAKQSTKKRLEEGRKREKRGLSEQIMSRLQKRARFLCQVCQELPALHTQVQECMNHSGDHVSASDLIFFQEQVKLIYLSDRLYLDIEQFQQSTPLERCKEQELCRAMEEREVLNEALNQLQEDNSALREELEQAEQKIMSVESGNQRLLEDMQKVEDYHKERIQQLEAEFQEKIKELQQIHEEEMKQLHGYYSTSCVSKEGQNKFCTEAVPPLTDGDSSLPDQAAAKEAKAVEADGAAMREAYLKDLEKLQASCDLGLSAMEEMHRKVIQDLQQEHQKQVAELLKEKDQLLQEETAATMSAIVAMRRAHKKELERSRQTQQMRESADITGLHLEYEKEIQLLQRELEALSDQHTQKCLENSQLSQELRSERESAMQHQKENQELKEKQREPEEMSEPPGNQAQVNSLYQVEMTLRTKEAETQHLRQEVLSLREDLQIARMDKVYAENKLKALHPNNHEAKFATWSPSRETPAGRHVDDSVTNNPAVRKKEKSSFLRQIRGFRSRSLKDGHSIQERMKSFESS; encoded by the exons ATGAGCCCCACATGTGCAAAGGACCGTGACGCTCTGCAAACTGGGCAACTTGTCAAAGAG CTGCAACAAACGCAAAGAGAACTGTCACGAATCCAGCAACTAAACACAAATCTGCAGGACAAGCTACAACAGGAGAGAGAGATTAATTCAGGGAAACTTCTTTGTTTACAG AAAGACACCATCTCGTCACCGGAGCAAGCCTTAACTTTCCAGCAGCTCCAGAGGATAAACCACAACCTCCGCAAGGAGATTGACGAGCTGAAGAGGAGTCACGAGGAAGCCAGGGAGGCAGAGCTCCGGCGAAGAGTCGACCTCCTGGCCCAGCAGGCCCAGCTGCTGGTTACGGGGGACGCCACGGCGCTCGCTCAAATGCATCTGGAGCAGGATCGCCAGCGGTTCCTGGCGCAGCAGAAGGAGTGGGAGCACCGCACGGCCTCCCTGCAGGCCCAGCTGAACGCCAGTGAAGAAAAGAGGAGGGAGACGGAGTCCCAGGTGGCCCAGCtgcagcaggagctgcagagccagCAGAGCCTCCAGCAGGAGGCCGAACAGCTGCAGAAACACCTCCGGGAGATGTCGGCTCAGCTCCGCGCCTACGAGGACGCCCAGGCGGAGAAAGAGGCCCGGCTGCAGAAGCACCTGTTGCTCCTCCAGGcgagtcaggagagagaaaggaggagcCTGGCTGCCAGCCTGGCCCAGGCCGAGCAACACTCCCAGGACCTGCGGGACAAACTGGAAAGGGCCgagcagcagctggagagcCTGACCAAGACGAAGACGTGGACCAGACAGATCGAAGAGGCGCAGCAGCAACTGCAGGAGGAGTTGGCACGCACCGTCTCAGCCGTGCAGCGCCTGCAGGAGGAACGGGAGCAGCTGGACCATCGCtgtcaggagctgcagagccagCTGGCGGAGGCGGACAGGGAGGCGGGCATGCTGCAGGACCGgctgaaaacagaagaaacccaCTACTACAACCTGGAGCACGCATACGAGAGGGTCtctgaggagctgcaggtggcACTGGGCAAGGTGCAGCAGAGGGAGACGGAGGCACAGGACATACGGGAGGGCTATGAGAGACTGCTGGACAGGAAGGAGCAGGAGCTGAGTGAGGTTCTGCTGAAGATGGAGGTCTTGGGTAACAGCTTAGAGGAGACAGAAGTGAAATTGAACCAAGTGACCAGACTTCGCGCctgtcctcctcctcagctgggggacaaagacacacaaccTACTCTCGAGCCTTCGAGCTCTCCGTTCGCGAAGGTCTTCCAAGGGAACAGCGGCGACTCCCTGGAGCACGTGAGGAGCCGGTCTCGCTCAGTGGACGCGTCGTCCCACTGCCTCACGGCTGCAGGAGAAGATCCCGAAAAAATCATGTCcgtgatccagctgctggaaaCTAAGCTCTTCGTCACCGAGGAGAAACTGAGAGACATCACTCAGCgactggaggagcagcagggtCACGTCAGCTGCCAGGACCCCCACCTGTGCTCCCAGCTGACCCAGAGCCGGGCCGTGGCCCAGCACCTCAGCCTGCTGCTCCACAGCCAGGCCAAGCAGAGCCAGCGCTTTGCCCAGGAGACGGAGGCCCGCTGCAGGATGCTCGTCGGCAGGTTTCAGGTGGCCCTGAACGTCGTCCAAGCCTGCAGGGAGAGGCTCCAGTCAGCCGCCGTCGACGTCCCCGACATCGAGGCCCAGCTGGCCGGGGTCGCCGGCTGCCTTCAGCAGGGGGAGAGAGACGCGGAGAGACTCCAGCAGGAGTCGCGCAACGCGAGCAAAGACGGGGGCAGGATCCTCAGCGACGAGAAACTAGCTGGAGCTGAGAGAGACATCGCTTCCAAATTCACCAGCACCCATCCGTCGCACGGCGTGCCGGACGTCGGGAAGTACTTGATCAAGGAGCTGTTCGTCGTAGAGAAGATGCTGTCTGTCCTGCAGAACCAAAATGGCATTTGCGAGCTGTCCGCAGAGGTCAGAAGAGAGGACAAAGGTGATTTGGTCCATAGTTACCAAAGCGTGATCGCCCAAATCCTGAGCCTAAGAGCCGAAGGAAGGATGGAGCCTGGGAGGGGCGGTTGCGACGGCGGTCAGCTTCTGGAGAACGTGATTGGACGGTTCTGTGCCGAAGCCGAGCTCGTTTACGCTGCTCTAAAACTTCAGCAGCAGAGCGAGACCGGAGGAAGCAGTCCGGGTCAAAGGGAAGGCCTGGCAGAGATCAGCCCCTCCGAGTTGTCTCCTTACGACGAGCAAGATAAGGATTCAGGCGAAGCGGCAAAACAAAGCACAAAGAAGAGACTCGAGGAGGGGCgcaagagagagaagagaggttTGTCGGAGCAAATCATGTCTCGGCTGCAGAAGAGGGCCAGATTCCTGTGCCAGGTGTGCCAGGAGctccctgctctccacacacagGTCCAGGAATGCATGAACCACAGCGGGGACCACGTTTCTGCATCTGATCTGATTTTTTTCCAGGAGCAGGTGAAGTTGATTTATTTGTCTGACAGGCTTTATTTAGACATAGAACAGTTTCAGCAAAGCACTCCCCTAGAACGCTGCAAGGAGCAGGAGCTCTGCCGTGCCATGGAGGAGCGGGAGGTTTTGAACGAAGCCCTGAACCAGCTTCAAGAGGACAACAGCGCCCTGagggaggagctggagcaggcGGAGCAGAAGATAATGTCAGTCGAGAGCGGGAACCAAAGACTCCTGGAAGACATGCAGAAAGTCGAGGATTATCACAAGGAGCGGATCCAGCAACTCGAGGCAGAGTTTCAAGAGAAAAtaaaggagctgcagcagatccACGAGGAGGAGATGAAGCAGTTGCACGGCTACTACTCCACATCGTGTGTTTCTAAAGAGGGACAGAACAAATTCTGTACAGAGGCGGTTCCTCCTTTAACGGACGGGGACTCCTCTCTGCCTGACCAGGCCGCCGCAAAGGAGGCCAAAGCCGTAGAAGCTGATGGAGCCGCCATGAGGGAAGCTTACCTGAAGGATCTGGAAAAGCTGCag GCTTCATGCGATCTTGGCCTTTCTGCAATGGAGGAAATGCACAGGAAGGTGATACAGGACCTCCAGCAGGAGCATCAGAAGCAGGTAGCTGAACTCCTGAAGGAGAAGGACCAGctcctgcaggaggagacagCTGCTACCATGTCGG CCATCGTCGCAATGCGGCGAGCCCATAAAAAGGAGCTGGAGAGAAGCAGACAAACTCAGCAGATGAGGGAGAGCGCCGACATCACTGGACTCCACCTGGAATATGA GAAGGAGATCCAATTATTGCAGAGGGAGCTGGAGGCGTTGTCGGATCAGCACACGCAGAAATGCCTGGAAAACTCTCAGCTGAGCCAGGAGCTGCGGAGCGAGAGGGAGTCGGCGATGCAGCACCAGAAAGAAAACCAGGAGCTCAAAGAGAAGCAG AGAGAGCCAGAAGAAATGTCTGAGCCTCCAGGAAACCAAGCACAGGTCAACAGCCTCTACCAGGTGGAA ATGACTCTGAGGACAAAGGAGGCGGAGACGCAGCATCTCAGACAGGAGGTTCTCTCTCTCAGAGAGGACTTACAGATCGCTcgaatg GACAAAGTTTATGCAGAGAATAAACTGAAGGCACTCCATCCTAACAACCACGAAGCCAAGTTTGCCACCTGGTCTCCAAGCAGAGAAACGCCAGCCGGACGCCATGTTG ACGATTCTGTGACGAACAACCCTGCTgtcagaaagaaagagaaatcaTCCTTTCTGCGTCAGATACGAGGATTCAGATCAAGG AGTCTAAAAGACGGCCATTCTATCCAAGAAAGGATGAAGTCGTTTGAGTCGTCCTGA
- the kcnj12b gene encoding ATP-sensitive inward rectifier potassium channel 12 isoform X1, with amino-acid sequence MSVGRAHHHRSFLSCEEEGLRLSTMPAVGSFGNGKIHTRRKGHSRFVNKTGQCNVHFSNMDEKSQRYMSDIFTTCVDIRWRYMFLLFSLVFVVSWLTFGLGFWVIGLLHGDMESNRGDDSFVPCVTQVNTFVTAFLFSIETQTTIGYGARCVTEECPAAVFMVVFQSIMGCIIDAFMIGAIMAKMARPKKRAETLLFSHNAVIAMRDGKLCFMFRVANLRKSHIVEAHVRAQMVKPRYTEEGEYIPLEQIDMNVGYDKGTDRLFLVAPLTVIHEIDEESPLFGISKHDLETSDFEIVIILEGLVEATAMTTQARSSYLPSEILWGHRFEPVVFEERSQYRIDYAYFHKTFEVPSTPGCSAKDMEARKFPASGANSFCYENELAFISRDEDADGDAEKDKDKRCSSELTPTERNQPSSRRESAL; translated from the coding sequence ATGAGCGTAGGCAGGGCCCACCACCACCGCAGCTTTCTGTCCTGTGAAGAAGAAGGACTCAGACTGAGCACCATGCCGGCCGTGGGCAGCTTCGGCAACGGCAAGATCCACACGAGACGCAAAGGCCACAGCCGGTTTGTCAACAAGACCGGCCAGTGCAACGTGCACTTCTCCAACATGGACGAGAAGTCCCAAAGGTATATGTCAGACATTTTCACCACTTGCGTGGACATCCGCTGGCGATACATGTTCCTGCTGTTCAGCTTGGTGTTTGTGGTGTCCTGGCTGACGTTCGGCTTGGGCTTCTGGGTCATCGGCCTCCTGCACGGTGACATGGAAAGCAACCGGGGGGATGACAGTTTTGTTCCCTGTGTCACACAGGTGAACACCTTTGTGACGGCCTTTTTGTTCTCCATTGAGACCCAGACGACCATTGGTTACGGGGCTCGCTGTGTGACAGAGGAGTGCCCAGCGGCTGTCTTCATGGTAGTCTTTCAGTCCATCATGGGCTGCATCATCGACGCCTTCATGATCGGCGCCATCATGGCCAAGATGGCGCGGCCCAAAAAGCGCGCGGAGACGCTGCTGTTCAGCCACAACGCGGTGATCGCCATGCGGGACGGGAAGCTATGCTTCATGTTCAGGGTTGCCAACCTGAGGAAGAGCCACATTGTGGAGGCGCACGTTAGGGCTCAGATGGTGAAGCCCCGCTACACAGAGGAGGGCGAGTACATTCCCCTGGAACAGATCGACATGAACGTCGGCTACGACAAGGGCACAGACCGCCTGTTCTTGGTCGCTCCCCTCACCGTCATCCACGAGATCGACGAAGAGAGTCCTCTGTTCGGGATCAGCAAGCACGACCTGGAAACGTCCGACTTTGAGATCGTGATCATCCTGGAGGGGCTGGTGGAGGCGACGGCCATGACGACGCAGGCGCGCAGCTCCTACCTGCCCTCCGAGATCCTGTGGGGCCACCGCTTCGAGCCCGTCGTCTTCGAGGAGCGGAGCCAGTACAGGATCGACTACGCCTACTTCCACAAGACCTTCGAGGTGCCGTCCACCCCCGGGTGCAGCGCCAAAGACATGGAGGCGAGGAAGTTCCCCGCGTCCGGCGCCAACTCCTTCTGCTACGAGAACGAGCTGGCCTTCATCAGCAGGGACGAGGATGCGGATGGAGACGCGGagaaagacaaagacaagaGGTGTTCGTCGGAGCTAACCCCCACCGAACGGAATCAGCCATCTTCTCGACGAGAATCAGCTCTTTAA
- the kcnj12b gene encoding ATP-sensitive inward rectifier potassium channel 12 isoform X2: MVVFQSIMGCIIDAFMIGAIMAKMARPKKRAETLLFSHNAVIAMRDGKLCFMFRVANLRKSHIVEAHVRAQMVKPRYTEEGEYIPLEQIDMNVGYDKGTDRLFLVAPLTVIHEIDEESPLFGISKHDLETSDFEIVIILEGLVEATAMTTQARSSYLPSEILWGHRFEPVVFEERSQYRIDYAYFHKTFEVPSTPGCSAKDMEARKFPASGANSFCYENELAFISRDEDADGDAEKDKDKRCSSELTPTERNQPSSRRESAL, from the coding sequence ATGGTAGTCTTTCAGTCCATCATGGGCTGCATCATCGACGCCTTCATGATCGGCGCCATCATGGCCAAGATGGCGCGGCCCAAAAAGCGCGCGGAGACGCTGCTGTTCAGCCACAACGCGGTGATCGCCATGCGGGACGGGAAGCTATGCTTCATGTTCAGGGTTGCCAACCTGAGGAAGAGCCACATTGTGGAGGCGCACGTTAGGGCTCAGATGGTGAAGCCCCGCTACACAGAGGAGGGCGAGTACATTCCCCTGGAACAGATCGACATGAACGTCGGCTACGACAAGGGCACAGACCGCCTGTTCTTGGTCGCTCCCCTCACCGTCATCCACGAGATCGACGAAGAGAGTCCTCTGTTCGGGATCAGCAAGCACGACCTGGAAACGTCCGACTTTGAGATCGTGATCATCCTGGAGGGGCTGGTGGAGGCGACGGCCATGACGACGCAGGCGCGCAGCTCCTACCTGCCCTCCGAGATCCTGTGGGGCCACCGCTTCGAGCCCGTCGTCTTCGAGGAGCGGAGCCAGTACAGGATCGACTACGCCTACTTCCACAAGACCTTCGAGGTGCCGTCCACCCCCGGGTGCAGCGCCAAAGACATGGAGGCGAGGAAGTTCCCCGCGTCCGGCGCCAACTCCTTCTGCTACGAGAACGAGCTGGCCTTCATCAGCAGGGACGAGGATGCGGATGGAGACGCGGagaaagacaaagacaagaGGTGTTCGTCGGAGCTAACCCCCACCGAACGGAATCAGCCATCTTCTCGACGAGAATCAGCTCTTTAA